The following are encoded together in the Deinococcus roseus genome:
- the glf gene encoding UDP-galactopyranose mutase, whose amino-acid sequence MKVDWLIVGAGFTGSTLAERLATQMNKKILVVDKRDHIGGNAYDEHNTDGILTHLYGPHIFHTNSEKIWHYLSQFTSWRSYHHHVLAVVDGKEIPLPFNLNSLQEVFPAGLANVLENALISEFGYGKKVPILELQKSSNEHLRFLADFVYNKVFLNYTRKQWGLRPEELDASVTGRVPIYISRDDRYFQDKYQGLPEFGYTRMFKNMLSHKNIKTMLNTDYKEIIDEVQFEGMVYTGPIDAFFDHRFGNLPYRSLEFKTISENKPRIQKAGTVNYPNDYDYTRITEQTILTGQESGKTTLIVEYPQAYVPQVNEPYYPIPREENRILLEQYLEEARKLKEKVIFAGRLADYKYYNMDQACGRALSIFDEILKEEKNGSH is encoded by the coding sequence ATGAAGGTTGACTGGTTGATTGTAGGTGCAGGTTTTACGGGCTCCACGCTTGCAGAGCGTCTCGCAACGCAAATGAACAAAAAAATTCTGGTGGTGGACAAAAGAGACCACATTGGTGGAAATGCCTACGATGAGCACAACACAGATGGCATTCTGACCCATCTGTATGGACCTCACATTTTCCATACCAATTCAGAGAAAATATGGCATTACCTGTCGCAATTCACCAGCTGGCGCTCATATCATCACCATGTGCTGGCTGTTGTGGACGGCAAAGAAATCCCCCTGCCCTTCAACCTGAATTCTTTGCAAGAAGTTTTCCCGGCTGGGCTGGCCAACGTGCTTGAAAATGCACTGATCAGTGAATTTGGATATGGCAAGAAAGTGCCGATTTTAGAACTGCAGAAAAGCAGCAACGAACACCTCAGGTTTCTGGCCGATTTTGTTTACAACAAAGTCTTCCTGAATTACACCAGAAAGCAGTGGGGATTGCGTCCAGAAGAGCTGGATGCAAGTGTCACAGGACGGGTGCCCATTTACATCAGCAGGGACGACAGGTATTTTCAGGACAAATACCAGGGATTGCCAGAGTTTGGCTACACCAGAATGTTTAAAAACATGCTCTCCCACAAAAACATCAAAACCATGCTGAACACGGATTACAAAGAAATCATCGATGAAGTGCAATTTGAAGGCATGGTCTATACCGGACCCATTGATGCCTTCTTTGATCATCGGTTTGGGAACTTGCCTTACAGAAGCCTGGAATTTAAAACCATCAGCGAAAACAAACCCAGAATCCAGAAAGCCGGGACTGTCAATTATCCCAATGATTATGATTACACCAGAATCACCGAACAAACCATTCTGACGGGCCAGGAATCTGGAAAAACCACTTTGATCGTTGAATATCCTCAGGCTTACGTGCCCCAGGTCAATGAACCTTACTATCCCATCCCCCGTGAAGAGAACAGGATTCTGCTGGAGCAATACCTGGAAGAAGCCAGAAAGCTCAAAGAAAAAGTGATTTTTGCTGGAAGATTGGCCGATTACAAGTACTACAACATGGATCAGGCCTGCGGAAGGGCGCTCAGCATTTTTGATGAGATCCTCAAAGAGGAAAAAAATGGCTCGCATTAA